One genomic window of Geodermatophilus sp. DSM 44513 includes the following:
- a CDS encoding helix-turn-helix domain-containing protein: MSDVQRPQEPVSSDPLLLTPEEAATVLRLGRTTVYALMKAGDLHPVHIGRSCRLSRSELERYVRGLEAPRTPPRGLRRARTTTDQLGPTSPDAA; the protein is encoded by the coding sequence ATGAGCGACGTGCAGCGACCTCAGGAGCCGGTCTCCAGCGACCCGCTGCTGCTCACACCCGAGGAGGCCGCCACGGTGCTCCGCCTCGGGCGCACGACGGTCTACGCGCTGATGAAGGCCGGCGACCTGCACCCCGTTCACATCGGCCGGAGCTGCCGGCTCTCCCGCAGCGAGCTCGAACGATACGTTCGCGGCCTGGAAGCTCCCCGCACCCCTCCTCGTGGGCTGCGACGGGCCCGGACCACCACGGACCAGCTCGGCCCGACGTCGCCCGATGCCGCGTGA
- a CDS encoding CDP-glycerol glycerophosphotransferase family protein: protein MRFVWSSFRGRYADNPRALYEAVAARGHAPEGADGPEHTWLCTAATRGTFPAGVRTVLQDAPEARTALEAADVVVANDCLSLEWDKSPGATYLQTWHGTPLKRIHHDAPARPGWLDAADRDVARWDHLLSPNAWSTERLRRAFGFRGPVHETGYPRNDVLSSPDRDVLRARTRARLGIPEGTTAVLYAPTWRDDQVLDHTGGSGADLPIDLDDLTARLGSDHVLLVRLHSIVADRLELPDGVPVLDVSDEPDPAELYLAADVLVTDYSSVMVDFAVTGKPVLLFAYDLDHYRNDLRGFYVDLAEVAPGPLLTTSAELVDALADLDAAMAPHTGRYAAFRQTFCHLEDGHATERVLDLLTPSAAAAGTTTRGGDDRAR, encoded by the coding sequence GTGAGGTTCGTCTGGTCCAGCTTCCGCGGCCGCTACGCCGACAACCCCCGGGCCCTCTACGAGGCCGTCGCCGCCCGGGGCCACGCGCCGGAGGGCGCCGACGGGCCGGAGCACACCTGGCTGTGCACCGCCGCCACCCGCGGCACCTTCCCCGCCGGCGTCCGCACCGTCCTGCAGGACGCCCCGGAGGCCCGCACCGCGCTGGAGGCGGCCGACGTCGTCGTCGCCAACGACTGCCTGTCCCTGGAGTGGGACAAGTCCCCCGGCGCGACCTACCTGCAGACCTGGCACGGCACCCCGCTCAAGCGCATCCACCACGACGCGCCCGCGCGCCCCGGCTGGCTGGACGCCGCCGACCGGGACGTCGCCCGGTGGGACCACCTGCTGTCCCCCAACGCCTGGAGCACCGAGCGGCTGCGCCGCGCCTTCGGCTTCCGCGGGCCGGTGCACGAGACCGGCTACCCGCGCAACGACGTGCTGAGCAGCCCGGACCGCGACGTCCTCCGGGCGCGGACGCGGGCGCGGCTGGGCATCCCCGAGGGGACGACCGCGGTCCTCTACGCCCCCACCTGGCGGGACGACCAGGTCCTGGACCACACCGGCGGCTCCGGTGCGGACCTGCCCATCGACCTCGACGACCTCACCGCACGACTGGGCTCCGACCACGTCCTGCTGGTCCGGCTGCACAGCATCGTCGCCGACCGGCTGGAGCTCCCCGACGGCGTCCCGGTGCTCGACGTCTCCGACGAGCCGGACCCGGCGGAGCTGTACCTGGCCGCCGACGTGCTGGTCACCGACTACTCCTCGGTGATGGTCGACTTCGCCGTCACCGGCAAGCCGGTGCTGCTGTTCGCCTACGACCTCGACCACTACCGGAACGACCTGCGCGGCTTCTACGTGGACCTCGCCGAGGTCGCACCCGGGCCGCTCCTGACCACCAGCGCCGAGCTCGTCGACGCGCTCGCCGACCTCGACGCCGCGATGGCGCCGCACACCGGGCGCTACGCGGCGTTCCGGCAGACCTTCTGCCACCTGGAGGACGGGCACGCCACCGAGCGCGTCCTCGACCTGCTCACCCCGTCGGCAGCAGCCGCCGGAACCACCACCCGAGGAGGGGACGACCGTGCTCGCTGA
- a CDS encoding NTP transferase domain-containing protein gives MLADRATTAADLTGPAHAAPGPRPGDLPVQVVILAAGMGTRLGRPWPKPLTPLHDGRSILQRQLDNLRSVLGPAVDVTVVVGFEAERVMRAVPEVRFAYNPDYRVTNTSQSLLRALRATRDGGVLWLNGDVVFDPAVLETALPALRADESFVCVDTSTVADEEVKYTVDAEGWIAELSKTVVGGLGEAVGINHVSAADKPVLVEHLAACAEQDYFERGIETAIAAAGLHVRPLDISRHAAVEVDFEADLERANALFAGRGHLQPVTGDPV, from the coding sequence GTGCTCGCTGACCGCGCCACCACCGCCGCTGATCTGACCGGGCCGGCGCACGCCGCCCCGGGCCCGCGCCCGGGCGACCTCCCCGTGCAGGTCGTCATCCTGGCCGCCGGGATGGGCACCCGGCTGGGCCGGCCATGGCCCAAGCCCCTGACCCCGCTGCACGACGGGCGCAGCATCCTGCAGCGCCAGCTGGACAACCTCCGCTCGGTGCTCGGCCCGGCCGTCGACGTCACCGTGGTCGTCGGCTTCGAGGCCGAGCGGGTGATGCGGGCGGTACCCGAGGTGCGCTTCGCCTACAACCCCGACTACCGGGTCACCAACACCTCGCAGAGCCTGCTGCGCGCGCTGCGGGCCACCCGGGACGGCGGCGTGCTGTGGCTCAACGGCGACGTCGTGTTCGACCCGGCGGTGCTCGAGACCGCCCTGCCGGCGCTGCGGGCCGACGAGAGCTTCGTCTGCGTCGACACCTCCACCGTCGCCGACGAGGAGGTCAAGTACACCGTCGACGCCGAGGGGTGGATCGCCGAGCTGTCCAAGACCGTCGTCGGCGGCCTGGGCGAGGCCGTCGGCATCAACCACGTCTCGGCCGCCGACAAGCCGGTGCTGGTCGAGCACCTGGCGGCGTGCGCGGAGCAGGACTACTTCGAGCGCGGCATCGAGACCGCGATCGCCGCCGCGGGCCTGCACGTCCGGCCGCTGGACATCTCCCGGCACGCCGCCGTCGAGGTCGACTTCGAGGCCGACCTGGAGCGGGCCAACGCGCTGTTCGCCGGGCGGGGGCACCTGCAGCCGGTCACCGGCGACCCGGTGTAG
- a CDS encoding YcnI family protein produces MSSPLPRPLARLGVVALALLTALAAALAGASAAAAHVTVSSDDAAAGGYGKLVFRVPNESDTASTVALRISVPPDAAMASLRTQPVPGWTVTTTTADLPAPREAHGEPITGYVSVVEFRAVDGGGIRPGEFQEFALSGGPFPDADRLTFPAVQTYSDGTEAAWIEPTVAGQAEPARPAPLLTLTAAADAGHGTAGTSTTGTDTTATDTAAAAGAAEHGEAGPGALALFVALLALLTGLAGVVLGWRAGRRTVSS; encoded by the coding sequence GTGTCCTCCCCCCTGCCCCGACCGCTCGCGCGGCTCGGCGTCGTCGCCCTGGCCCTGCTGACCGCGCTGGCCGCCGCTCTCGCCGGCGCGAGCGCCGCCGCCGCACACGTCACCGTCTCGTCGGACGACGCGGCCGCCGGCGGCTACGGCAAGCTCGTCTTCCGGGTGCCCAACGAGAGCGACACCGCCAGCACCGTCGCGCTGCGGATCTCCGTACCGCCGGACGCGGCGATGGCCTCCCTGCGGACCCAGCCGGTGCCGGGCTGGACGGTCACGACGACCACCGCGGACCTGCCGGCGCCGCGGGAGGCCCACGGCGAGCCGATCACCGGCTACGTCTCGGTGGTCGAGTTCCGGGCGGTGGACGGCGGTGGCATCCGGCCCGGCGAGTTCCAGGAGTTCGCGCTGTCCGGCGGCCCGTTCCCGGACGCCGACCGGCTGACCTTCCCCGCCGTGCAGACCTACAGCGACGGCACCGAGGCGGCGTGGATCGAGCCGACCGTCGCCGGCCAGGCCGAGCCGGCGCGCCCTGCCCCGCTGCTCACCCTCACCGCGGCCGCCGACGCCGGGCACGGCACCGCCGGGACGTCGACCACCGGCACGGACACCACCGCCACCGACACCGCCGCCGCGGCGGGCGCTGCCGAGCACGGCGAGGCCGGCCCGGGCGCGCTGGCCCTCTTCGTCGCGCTCCTCGCGCTGCTCACCGGCCTGGCCGGCGTCGTCCTCGGCTGGCGGGCCGGGCGTCGTACCGTGTCCTCGTGA
- a CDS encoding M23 family metallopeptidase produces the protein MAGRRSATRDRDLRVPGTRRSPGVVPGRRRGPLLLTALVLGGLVAGVTGVSNASDAPAAPTSVLAAQMELTTVGDDVETMPMASITVAEAEARLAEVAASRAERAAVEAAAAEAAREAARPKAVLPVAGARFTSGYGARWGTFHYGIDLAAPMRTPEYAAMDGVVLRAGSASGFGLAVYVLHENGDVTVYGHMDSILVEPGQYVEAGETIALLGNRGQSTGPHLHFEVHQGGMNGKRIDPVPWLAARGVEI, from the coding sequence ATGGCCGGACGGCGTTCCGCGACGCGCGACCGGGACCTCCGGGTCCCGGGTACCCGTCGATCCCCCGGCGTCGTCCCGGGCCGGCGCCGCGGCCCGCTGCTGCTGACGGCGCTGGTCCTGGGCGGGCTGGTGGCCGGGGTCACGGGTGTGTCCAACGCCTCGGACGCGCCGGCCGCTCCGACGTCGGTGCTGGCCGCCCAGATGGAGCTGACCACCGTCGGCGACGACGTCGAGACCATGCCCATGGCCTCGATCACCGTGGCGGAGGCCGAGGCCCGGCTGGCCGAGGTCGCCGCCTCCCGCGCCGAGCGGGCCGCGGTCGAGGCGGCCGCGGCGGAGGCCGCCCGCGAGGCGGCGCGGCCCAAGGCGGTGCTCCCGGTCGCCGGTGCCCGCTTCACCAGCGGCTACGGCGCCCGGTGGGGCACCTTCCACTACGGGATCGACCTGGCCGCACCGATGCGCACGCCGGAGTACGCGGCGATGGACGGTGTCGTCCTGCGCGCCGGCTCGGCCAGCGGCTTCGGGCTGGCCGTCTACGTCCTGCACGAGAACGGCGACGTCACCGTCTACGGCCACATGGACTCCATCCTCGTCGAGCCCGGCCAGTACGTGGAGGCCGGCGAGACGATCGCGCTGCTGGGCAACCGGGGGCAGTCGACCGGCCCGCACCTGCACTTCGAGGTGCACCAGGGCGGGATGAACGGCAAGCGCATCGACCCGGTGCCGTGGCTGGCCGCGCGCGGCGTGGAGATCTGA
- a CDS encoding DUF433 domain-containing protein, with translation MSSDHLGSITTDPAVLSGQAVFAGIPVPVSVVLDCLAAGMSPEEVVAEYPTLTSKGVQAAAAYGGVAGR, from the coding sequence ATGAGCTCCGATCATCTGGGGTCGATCACCACCGATCCGGCCGTGCTGAGCGGCCAGGCGGTGTTCGCCGGCATCCCCGTGCCGGTCAGCGTGGTGCTCGACTGCCTGGCCGCCGGGATGAGCCCCGAAGAGGTCGTCGCGGAGTATCCGACCCTGACCTCGAAAGGGGTGCAGGCGGCCGCCGCCTACGGGGGCGTTGCTGGCCGGTGA
- a CDS encoding SCO family protein — translation MSPFPRGRLAASLLCAGLVLAGCGAGAADDEGHEGHGAVAQVEGPEDRYAGLDLPDPYQRPSFTLIGPGGQPYDFAAQTGGKPTLLFFGFTNCPDICPTTMADVAVALRGVDPALAEQVQVVFVTTDPAFDTPDVLAEYLARFDADLPTRFVGLTGTQEQIDQAQLAAGVPQAEDNGRLHSSLLLLYGTDDLADVAFDAGNTSRDIAEDLALVTRA, via the coding sequence GTGAGCCCGTTCCCCCGCGGCCGGCTGGCCGCCTCCCTGCTGTGCGCCGGGCTCGTGCTGGCCGGCTGCGGAGCCGGCGCGGCCGACGACGAGGGCCACGAGGGCCACGGCGCGGTCGCGCAGGTCGAGGGCCCGGAGGACCGCTACGCCGGGCTGGACCTGCCCGACCCCTACCAGCGGCCCTCCTTCACCCTCATCGGCCCCGGCGGGCAGCCCTACGACTTCGCCGCGCAGACCGGTGGGAAGCCCACGCTGCTGTTCTTCGGCTTCACCAACTGCCCGGACATCTGCCCCACGACGATGGCCGACGTCGCCGTCGCGCTGCGCGGCGTCGACCCGGCGCTGGCCGAGCAGGTGCAGGTGGTGTTCGTCACCACCGACCCGGCGTTCGACACCCCCGACGTGCTCGCCGAGTACCTGGCCCGGTTCGACGCCGACCTGCCCACCCGCTTCGTCGGGCTGACCGGCACCCAGGAGCAGATCGACCAGGCCCAGCTGGCCGCCGGGGTGCCGCAGGCGGAGGACAACGGCCGGCTGCACTCCTCGCTGCTGCTGCTCTACGGCACCGACGACCTGGCCGACGTCGCCTTCGACGCGGGCAACACCAGCCGCGACATCGCCGAGGACCTCGCGCTGGTGACCCGGGCGTGA